One genomic window of Bacillus mycoides includes the following:
- a CDS encoding MDR family MFS transporter encodes MEQQENQNRKLLLIGLVIAMLFAALDGTIVGTAMPRIVGELGGLSLMTWLTTAYMLTSTTVVPIAGKLADLLGRRNVYIAGLIIFMAGSALCGMANGMTELIIFRGIQGLGGGIMMPMAMIIIGDMFTGKERAKWQGIFGALYGLASVIGPQVGGWIVDAVDWRWVFYINLPVGILATIFIAMGLKAHKQTGPIKIDIAGIFTMILGVVSLLLALTFGGKDYAWGSWQIIGLFALAAIGIVSFVIVETKAEEPILPMHFFKNRTFTLLNAIGFFMSIGMFGAIMFVPFFMQGIVGVSAAESGTIMTPMMITMIVMSIIGGQLVLKVGVKPQIITGMLIMASGFWLLTTMDMHTTKLTATSYMMIIGLGMGLVMPILTLALQESFPKKDLGVVTSSSQFFRQIGGTFGITILGSIMNNTSGTTLTNKLVPVLDTFPKEAGQMVTKLKDMIHTDPQSLYSMLFSPEALKQMPEAFSNSIVPVLKSSLVDSLHTVFLTGLVFIVVGAIFTIFLQKIKLSDRKKGAEEPVVEEKEQTVSYS; translated from the coding sequence ATGGAGCAACAAGAAAATCAGAATAGAAAGTTGTTGTTAATCGGTTTAGTAATCGCGATGCTATTTGCTGCATTGGACGGAACAATCGTTGGTACAGCAATGCCGCGTATCGTCGGTGAGCTAGGCGGATTAAGTTTAATGACATGGTTAACAACAGCTTACATGTTAACATCAACAACGGTTGTACCGATTGCAGGTAAATTAGCGGATTTACTTGGGCGTCGTAACGTATATATAGCAGGATTAATTATCTTTATGGCTGGTTCAGCGTTATGTGGTATGGCAAACGGTATGACAGAATTAATTATTTTCCGTGGTATTCAAGGTCTTGGTGGCGGTATTATGATGCCAATGGCTATGATTATTATCGGAGATATGTTCACGGGAAAAGAACGTGCTAAATGGCAAGGTATTTTTGGAGCTCTATATGGTCTTGCCTCTGTAATTGGACCACAAGTTGGTGGTTGGATTGTAGACGCAGTGGACTGGAGATGGGTATTCTATATTAACTTACCAGTTGGTATTTTAGCGACAATCTTTATTGCAATGGGATTAAAAGCACATAAACAAACAGGACCAATTAAAATTGATATCGCTGGAATCTTCACGATGATTCTCGGTGTTGTAAGTTTATTACTTGCGTTAACGTTTGGTGGAAAAGATTATGCATGGGGTTCTTGGCAAATTATCGGGTTATTTGCACTAGCTGCCATTGGTATTGTTAGCTTTGTTATTGTTGAAACGAAGGCTGAAGAACCAATTTTACCGATGCACTTCTTTAAAAACCGCACATTTACACTACTGAATGCGATCGGTTTCTTTATGAGTATCGGAATGTTTGGAGCAATTATGTTCGTACCGTTCTTTATGCAAGGAATTGTAGGCGTAAGTGCTGCTGAATCAGGAACGATTATGACACCGATGATGATCACAATGATCGTTATGAGTATTATCGGTGGTCAACTTGTATTAAAAGTTGGTGTGAAACCACAAATTATTACAGGGATGCTTATTATGGCTAGTGGTTTCTGGTTATTAACAACGATGGATATGCACACAACTAAGCTTACCGCTACTTCTTATATGATGATTATCGGTTTAGGAATGGGTCTTGTTATGCCGATACTAACATTAGCATTACAAGAAAGCTTTCCGAAAAAAGATCTTGGTGTTGTAACATCATCAAGTCAATTCTTCCGTCAAATCGGTGGAACGTTTGGGATTACAATTTTAGGATCAATTATGAATAACACTTCAGGTACAACGTTAACAAATAAATTAGTACCTGTATTAGATACATTCCCAAAAGAAGCGGGACAAATGGTAACAAAATTGAAAGATATGATTCATACAGATCCACAGAGTTTATATTCTATGCTCTTTAGTCCAGAGGCATTAAAACAAATGCCAGAAGCATTTTCTAACAGTATCGTACCGGTTTTGAAAAGTTCTTTGGTGGATTCGCTTCATACTGTATTCTTAACAGGATTAGTATTTATCGTAGTAGGTGCTATCTTCACGATTTTCTTACAGAAGATTAAACTATCTGATCGTAAAAAGGGCGCTGAGGAGCCTGTTGTAGAAGAGAAAGAACAAACAGTATCATATTCGTAA
- the rbsR gene encoding ribose operon transcriptional repressor RbsR, whose product MSTIKDVAKLAGVSVATVSRVLNKNGYVHEDTLKKVERAIEMLDYKPSTVARSLYNKKSRLIGLVVPNIVNPFFPEVARAVEDVAHKQGYTVVLCNSDESLEKEKQYIDVLRQNNVDGFIVATNPQNSVNYMNLSIPVVAIDRMFNERIPTVYADNYAGSQAATKLLIDKGCKHIAHIRGPRDVSTANERFEGFVDVITQNNLSYMIAESTFDPANSEQVAVGLLEEYPHIDGIVAGNDLIAIGVVKAALQKGISIPDDLQIIGFDGISLTEMMYPSITTVAQPIYEMGKIATELLLEQMEGNPLEEKHYRLPIEIIERNTTK is encoded by the coding sequence ATGAGTACGATTAAAGACGTTGCAAAATTAGCAGGGGTATCTGTTGCGACCGTTTCCAGAGTGTTAAATAAAAATGGATATGTTCATGAGGATACATTAAAAAAAGTAGAGCGAGCAATTGAAATGCTAGATTATAAGCCTAGTACAGTAGCACGTTCTTTATACAATAAAAAATCTCGTTTAATTGGCTTAGTTGTTCCAAATATCGTGAATCCATTCTTTCCAGAAGTTGCACGTGCCGTAGAAGATGTAGCACATAAGCAAGGTTACACAGTTGTCCTTTGTAACTCTGATGAAAGTTTAGAAAAAGAGAAACAATACATTGATGTGCTTAGACAAAATAATGTGGATGGGTTTATTGTGGCAACGAATCCACAAAATAGTGTTAATTACATGAATTTGTCTATTCCAGTTGTTGCGATTGACCGAATGTTTAATGAGCGCATTCCTACTGTATATGCAGATAACTATGCAGGGAGTCAGGCGGCGACAAAGTTATTAATAGACAAAGGGTGTAAACATATTGCACATATTCGCGGACCGCGTGATGTGAGCACAGCTAATGAACGTTTTGAAGGTTTTGTAGACGTTATTACGCAAAATAATCTTTCTTATATGATTGCAGAGAGTACATTCGATCCAGCTAATAGTGAACAGGTCGCGGTAGGATTATTGGAAGAATATCCGCATATTGATGGGATTGTTGCTGGGAATGATTTAATTGCAATCGGCGTTGTAAAGGCTGCACTTCAAAAGGGAATTTCTATTCCAGACGATTTACAAATTATCGGATTCGATGGAATTTCTTTAACAGAAATGATGTATCCATCTATTACAACTGTTGCACAGCCAATTTATGAAATGGGGAAAATTGCAACAGAGTTGTTGTTAGAGCAGATGGAAGGAAATCCATTAGAAGAGAAACACTATCGTTTACCGATTGAAATTATAGAACGAAATACAACGAAGTAA
- the rbsK gene encoding ribokinase: MPNIAVVGSISMDLVAVSKIRPKAGETVIGEAFHTIPGGKGANQAVAAARLGANVAMVGAVGNDDYGTVVRKNLENERVFIDYVVPVTDRTTGIAHIVLAEEDNSIVVVQGANALVSDSIVDRSKDLLVKADMVVLQLEIPLETVKYVLAICEEHKIPVMLNPAPAQILSEDILEKATYITPNEHECRIVLNDFTSPIEELLAKYPNKLLMTEGSNGVRFHNGTEVVQVPSIAVDVVDTTGAGDTFNGALAVALSEGEILQKAIRFANIAGGLSVTRLGAQGGMPTRDRVREVQVIVG, encoded by the coding sequence ATGCCAAATATTGCAGTAGTAGGTAGTATTTCAATGGACTTAGTGGCTGTTTCAAAAATACGGCCGAAAGCAGGCGAAACGGTAATTGGTGAAGCATTTCATACGATCCCAGGAGGGAAAGGGGCCAACCAAGCAGTAGCTGCAGCTAGATTAGGAGCAAATGTAGCGATGGTTGGTGCGGTAGGAAATGATGATTACGGAACAGTAGTTAGAAAAAATTTAGAGAACGAACGCGTTTTTATCGACTATGTGGTACCGGTTACAGATAGAACGACAGGAATCGCTCATATCGTTTTAGCAGAAGAGGATAACAGCATTGTTGTCGTACAAGGAGCAAATGCTCTTGTAAGTGATTCGATTGTAGATCGTTCAAAAGACCTTCTTGTAAAAGCAGATATGGTCGTTCTTCAACTAGAGATTCCGCTTGAAACGGTAAAATACGTTCTGGCTATTTGTGAGGAGCACAAAATTCCAGTTATGTTGAATCCGGCTCCAGCACAAATTTTATCAGAAGATATTTTAGAAAAAGCGACTTATATTACGCCGAATGAACATGAATGTCGCATCGTATTAAATGATTTCACATCACCAATTGAAGAGTTACTTGCGAAATATCCAAATAAGCTATTGATGACGGAAGGGTCTAACGGTGTTCGATTCCATAATGGAACGGAAGTTGTTCAAGTTCCAAGTATTGCCGTAGATGTAGTAGATACGACTGGAGCTGGTGATACATTTAATGGCGCGTTAGCAGTTGCGCTTTCTGAAGGAGAAATACTTCAAAAGGCTATTCGTTTCGCAAATATTGCTGGTGGTCTTTCTGTAACAAGACTTGGGGCTCAGGGCGGTATGCCAACGAGAGATAGAGTACGTGAAGTGCAGGTGATTGTTGGATGA
- the rbsD gene encoding D-ribose pyranase, with product MKKHGVLNSEIAAVLASLGHTDTIVIADCGLPIPDGVKRIDLAVEIGKPSFLDVLQVVADDMAIEKVTLAEEVIMNNAVVNKEVEMCLIEPAFEYVSHKEFKEHTKRAKAIIRTGEATPYANVILHAGVIF from the coding sequence ATGAAAAAGCATGGTGTATTAAATAGTGAAATTGCGGCAGTCCTTGCTTCACTTGGACATACAGATACGATTGTAATTGCTGATTGCGGGTTACCTATTCCTGATGGAGTAAAACGAATTGATTTAGCAGTTGAAATTGGAAAGCCTAGCTTTTTAGACGTATTACAAGTAGTTGCTGATGATATGGCAATTGAGAAAGTGACGTTAGCAGAAGAAGTCATTATGAATAATGCGGTGGTAAATAAAGAAGTTGAGATGTGTTTAATAGAGCCAGCATTTGAATATGTGTCTCATAAGGAATTTAAAGAGCATACAAAGAGAGCGAAGGCGATTATTCGTACAGGAGAAGCAACGCCTTATGCGAATGTTATTTTACATGCAGGCGTGATTTTTTAA
- the rbsA gene encoding ribose ABC transporter ATP-binding protein RbsA codes for MHIEMKNISKAFSGNPVLKNAQFMIETGEVHALMGENGAGKSTLMKILTGVYKKDSGAVTIDGQERTFKNAKEAEEYGIAFIHQELNILPNLTVAENMFLGKELMYGKTGILRTRQMNAIAQQQLADLGLHVRGAMLAGELSVGQQQIIEIAKALMTNASVIIMDEPTAALTDREIETLFIVINKLRKEGVSFVYISHRMEEIFSICDAITILRDGEYVGKRLIPETSFDEVVSMMVGRSIGERYPERNSPIGEVIFEMRNGTKKGKFENVSFQVRKGEILGVAGLMGAGRTDIMKAIFGYEPLDSGQIFMNGQEVKIDSPIDAIRQRIAFITEDRKSEGLVLDFSIRENLALPNLESLSKGSVVNKGLEQQFTEDMMKLLNVKAANGEQAVKSLSGGNQQKIVIAKWLGIHPQLLILDEPTRGVDVGAKKEIYSIMNKLTEQGDSVIMVSSELPEVLGMSDRVLVIHEGKIGGILEKDQASQESIMALATGGE; via the coding sequence ATGCATATTGAAATGAAGAACATTTCAAAAGCGTTCAGTGGTAATCCTGTTCTAAAAAACGCACAGTTTATGATTGAAACAGGAGAAGTCCATGCATTGATGGGGGAAAACGGAGCGGGGAAATCGACGCTTATGAAGATTCTAACAGGTGTATATAAAAAAGACAGTGGAGCAGTCACAATTGATGGACAAGAACGAACTTTTAAAAACGCGAAAGAAGCGGAAGAGTACGGTATTGCATTTATCCATCAAGAGTTGAACATATTACCGAATTTAACGGTAGCTGAAAATATGTTTCTTGGAAAAGAGTTAATGTATGGAAAAACGGGCATTTTACGTACGCGTCAAATGAATGCGATTGCCCAGCAGCAATTGGCAGATCTTGGTCTACATGTGAGAGGCGCTATGCTAGCAGGTGAATTATCAGTTGGACAACAGCAAATTATTGAAATTGCTAAAGCATTAATGACAAATGCGAGCGTTATCATTATGGATGAACCTACAGCAGCATTAACAGATCGCGAAATTGAAACACTGTTTATTGTTATTAATAAATTACGTAAAGAGGGCGTTTCATTCGTTTATATTTCACACCGGATGGAAGAAATTTTTTCAATATGTGATGCTATTACGATTTTGCGTGATGGAGAATATGTAGGGAAAAGATTAATTCCGGAGACATCATTTGATGAAGTAGTTAGCATGATGGTGGGTCGTAGTATTGGTGAACGTTATCCAGAACGAAATAGTCCAATTGGCGAAGTGATTTTTGAAATGCGTAACGGAACGAAAAAGGGGAAATTTGAAAATGTTTCGTTTCAAGTTAGAAAAGGTGAAATCCTTGGTGTTGCGGGCTTGATGGGAGCTGGTCGCACGGATATTATGAAAGCAATATTTGGATATGAACCACTTGATTCAGGACAAATTTTTATGAATGGACAAGAAGTGAAAATTGATAGTCCAATTGATGCGATTAGACAACGAATTGCCTTTATTACAGAGGATAGAAAATCTGAAGGGCTTGTGTTAGATTTTTCGATTCGTGAAAATTTAGCTTTACCAAATTTAGAAAGTCTTTCAAAGGGAAGCGTTGTTAATAAAGGTTTAGAACAGCAATTTACAGAGGATATGATGAAGCTTCTTAATGTGAAAGCAGCAAACGGAGAGCAAGCTGTAAAATCTCTTTCTGGTGGAAATCAGCAAAAGATTGTAATTGCAAAATGGTTAGGTATTCATCCACAGTTACTCATTTTAGATGAACCAACGAGAGGTGTAGATGTTGGGGCTAAAAAAGAAATTTACTCTATTATGAATAAGCTTACCGAGCAAGGAGATTCCGTTATTATGGTATCGTCTGAGCTTCCAGAAGTTTTAGGAATGAGTGATCGTGTTCTCGTCATTCATGAGGGGAAAATCGGTGGTATTTTAGAGAAGGATCAGGCATCGCAAGAGTCTATTATGGCACTAGCTACAGGGGGAGAGTAA
- a CDS encoding ABC transporter permease subunit, with protein MAKKGNVLQQLGSLIGLVLIIVVITALNPAFIEIPNLFNILRQVSINALIAFGMTFVILTGGIDLSVGSILALSSALVAGMMASGMDPFLAMVVGLLAGLAMGIINGIIIAKGKVAPFIATLATMTIFRGLTLVYMDGRPITGLGDHLMFQMFGRGYFLGIPVPAVTMMIAFAVLYFILKKTTFGRRTFAIGGNEEAAALSGINVTRIKVMIYGLSGILAALAGIVLTSRLDSAQPTAGTSYELDAIAAVVLGGTSLSGGRGWIVGTFIGVLIIGVLNNGLNLLGVSSFFQQVVKGLVILLAVLIDRRKEA; from the coding sequence ATGGCTAAGAAGGGGAATGTATTACAACAACTTGGTTCTTTAATTGGATTAGTATTAATTATCGTAGTAATTACAGCTTTAAATCCAGCATTTATTGAAATTCCAAATTTATTTAATATACTGCGCCAAGTATCGATTAATGCACTCATTGCATTTGGAATGACCTTCGTTATTTTAACAGGGGGTATTGACTTATCGGTAGGTTCTATTTTAGCATTATCAAGTGCACTTGTTGCCGGAATGATGGCAAGTGGCATGGATCCGTTCCTTGCAATGGTAGTTGGATTATTAGCAGGTCTTGCAATGGGAATTATAAACGGTATCATTATTGCGAAGGGAAAAGTAGCTCCGTTTATTGCAACTTTAGCAACAATGACTATTTTTCGCGGGTTGACGCTTGTTTATATGGACGGACGTCCGATCACTGGTCTTGGTGATCATTTAATGTTCCAAATGTTTGGCCGTGGTTATTTCCTTGGTATTCCTGTGCCAGCCGTTACAATGATGATCGCTTTTGCAGTACTGTACTTTATTTTAAAGAAAACAACGTTTGGTCGCCGTACGTTTGCGATTGGTGGAAATGAAGAAGCGGCAGCTTTATCTGGTATTAATGTTACGAGAATTAAAGTAATGATTTACGGTCTTTCCGGAATTTTGGCAGCGCTTGCAGGTATTGTCTTAACATCAAGATTAGATTCTGCACAGCCGACTGCTGGTACTTCTTACGAATTAGATGCAATTGCTGCAGTTGTGTTAGGAGGAACGAGTCTTTCAGGTGGAAGAGGATGGATTGTTGGTACATTCATCGGTGTGCTTATTATTGGTGTACTAAATAACGGTTTAAATTTATTAGGTGTATCTTCTTTCTTCCAACAAGTTGTAAAAGGACTTGTAATCTTACTAGCTGTACTAATTGATCGTCGAAAAGAAGCGTAA
- the rbsB gene encoding ribose ABC transporter substrate-binding protein RbsB, producing MKKWLLILVACIMVVTAGCSMEPPDWAKDSGDKGRNKTIKVGFSVSTLNNPFFVTLKKGAEKKAKDSGIELIAVDAQNDAAKQTNDVEDLIQKGVDVVVINPTDSDAVASAVSAANAANVPVITVDRVANSGKVVSHIASNNVEGGQMASDYIRELVGEGTNVAELEGIPGSSAARERGKGFHNVADKSLKVVAKQAADFDRAKGLSVMENILQANSDIKAVFAHNDEMALGALEALKSAGKTDVVVVGFDATDDAVKAVKDGRMAATVAQKPELIGEKAMETAKEITQGKKVDKFVPIELELIKKK from the coding sequence ATGAAAAAATGGTTACTGATACTCGTTGCATGCATCATGGTAGTTACTGCTGGTTGTTCAATGGAACCACCAGATTGGGCAAAGGATTCTGGCGATAAAGGTCGAAATAAAACTATTAAAGTTGGATTTTCTGTTTCAACTTTAAATAATCCATTTTTCGTCACGTTGAAAAAAGGTGCAGAAAAGAAAGCAAAAGATAGCGGCATTGAATTAATTGCTGTTGATGCACAAAATGATGCAGCGAAGCAAACAAACGATGTTGAAGATTTAATTCAAAAAGGTGTCGATGTAGTTGTTATTAATCCAACCGACTCAGATGCTGTTGCTTCAGCGGTAAGTGCAGCCAATGCAGCCAATGTTCCTGTTATTACAGTAGACCGAGTTGCGAATTCAGGTAAAGTTGTTTCTCACATTGCTTCTAACAATGTCGAAGGTGGTCAAATGGCTAGTGATTACATTCGGGAATTAGTTGGTGAAGGAACAAATGTTGCTGAGTTAGAAGGAATCCCTGGATCGTCTGCTGCTCGTGAGCGTGGGAAAGGATTCCATAACGTAGCTGATAAGTCTTTAAAAGTAGTAGCAAAACAAGCAGCTGATTTCGATCGTGCAAAAGGGTTATCCGTTATGGAAAATATTTTGCAAGCAAATAGCGATATAAAAGCAGTGTTTGCTCATAACGATGAAATGGCATTAGGCGCACTTGAGGCGTTGAAATCTGCTGGCAAAACGGACGTAGTCGTTGTTGGATTTGATGCAACGGACGATGCTGTAAAAGCGGTTAAAGATGGGCGCATGGCAGCAACAGTCGCTCAAAAACCGGAATTAATCGGAGAGAAGGCGATGGAAACAGCGAAAGAAATAACACAAGGTAAAAAAGTGGACAAATTTGTTCCGATTGAATTAGAGCTTATTAAGAAAAAATAA
- the fsa gene encoding fructose-6-phosphate aldolase has product MKFFIDTANINEIKEANALGVVAGVTTNPSLVAKEGVDFHERIREICSFIEGPVSAEVISLEADKMIEEGKELAKIAPNVVVKVPMTTEGLKAVKAFSDLGIRTNVTLVFSAVQALLAARAGATYVSPFLGRLDDIGHNGMDLIRQIAEIFAIHGIETEIIAASVRHSVHVTEAALNGSHIATIPANVIASLVKHPLTDQGIEKFLADWEKTQEK; this is encoded by the coding sequence ATGAAATTTTTTATTGATACAGCAAACATTAACGAAATTAAAGAGGCAAATGCATTAGGTGTAGTAGCTGGAGTAACGACAAATCCATCACTTGTAGCAAAAGAAGGCGTAGATTTCCATGAGCGTATTCGTGAAATTTGCAGCTTTATTGAAGGACCTGTAAGCGCAGAAGTAATTAGCTTAGAAGCTGATAAAATGATTGAAGAAGGAAAAGAGTTAGCAAAAATCGCTCCAAACGTTGTTGTAAAAGTTCCAATGACAACAGAAGGCTTAAAAGCAGTAAAAGCATTCTCAGATTTAGGAATTCGTACAAACGTTACATTAGTATTCTCAGCAGTGCAAGCATTACTTGCAGCTCGCGCTGGTGCGACATACGTTTCACCGTTCTTAGGTCGCTTAGATGATATCGGTCATAACGGTATGGACTTAATTCGCCAAATCGCAGAAATCTTTGCAATTCACGGCATTGAAACAGAAATCATTGCAGCATCTGTACGTCACAGTGTTCACGTAACAGAAGCAGCATTAAACGGTTCACATATTGCAACAATCCCAGCAAACGTAATCGCTTCATTAGTGAAGCATCCATTAACAGATCAAGGAATTGAGAAATTCTTAGCTGATTGGGAAAAAACACAAGAGAAATAA